Proteins from a genomic interval of Nasonia vitripennis strain AsymCx chromosome 3, Nvit_psr_1.1, whole genome shotgun sequence:
- the LOC100680212 gene encoding titin isoform X3, with protein sequence MASDLSSGCTEVNDILDDEKEEGEISLEDVSSSEEGPTCKYLPRAFGQCRYCLSTHQCATWCSSLTVNKINMKRDAGLQGKENRSNQRYHKDGLEVPILGNSSSSKSIPYSSSTLQEKNDDDPLGPIINSDLIPISSDSDMEVVGLTSEKHEKKSSRRRKLRKKRRKKSPDTLSLSLSPNSQDFELFFKDSTHRIERDKLESGHTKYRHHHSPNRRKLASRLSPPSRRRNRSPLANRSDRRRTRSPLKTSPSRSRKTVQKKSRTLENGSPVKQSFNKLLKKVRHLETCSRSREKGSSLQDKLNNMIKQDKKESSAPVEKSKEPSHVPTLSEEPKPAVKDKAEEKEDITKKPIVVEEKNNNDNNNKEEDEEDLVILRQIALETKVKKSVALIKPEDIKTEPVDEPSAPAPPPPQEPPPPLPSPKLSEPAQPEQPQQPQQSQEKAEDKAEHKLPNFCMDDNDEDLELRMIALHSAVLKKHRTRIARGRRKRLEATVPRIESPFTSSFLEDFPMLAEICSPTSPLGSKRDILLAEDMELDSDMELETLSEPEDHSPYSPSDDITGDMLLDHDIVQPVPVPPVAVQPIGKNRSLYSPSNPTETPASAIQQTTKQPEVSSLDGSILEFTSQESRPYSPSDATVYDPDLPGVHSPVKSTTLTTTTPTGLASMPLQPPPMPPLSMFGPQQPMLLGCPPSMLNAFGDPIAMVPSSMVASFPALHQSVNPLLLPAAPPLFAYPTAHPAAVSIPAPQPQAQPQQPPIPSKPESNELDDFMETDLDGSPLVPIEKDGNDQRWQLLGEPLYLQNVPELTQSEHSKLPTLMERSLVPAAVLRCNKQLQKQPPKRPMPPVGEALFRNADMRPVALVEETDVRAASFKPIKLQAQPKKSVIAQPAAAFNSTLDDIVEKEEKPSKSTKEVEEKKEESRTSSRKKEAIETTYSKCKSKKPVSKHKSKELDSSRQSMREMLNERRKDLSRRVRERSCRLSRARSVSKNISKTKKIEETTTKEISKSDDKKRRSSVEDDEQALRESLLASLAMKAKEPQPAAVPKPPSPEKSPATRKPSAESVPKSTDEMPLAERVSAFLAKSKEKDLKNGTAPVSATVSKATGTNQLKRVSEPLSEASLPPRKIIKRVASMTPASKVVNNAKRYQNLMLQRKLTQQTGSPAIKSRFKLNHTSHARSVSPVVTKSSNEIHRIIINLNEDTESESETEEARSNVSPVKVRPTLNIPTTDFEKSVDQFLKNARQQQEMASTVNKNVVSAKPMKNNPLPMGPPPISTPSASQAVTDNTNITTAKITVATPPVDGSIGSIVSTTADSVSIAKNKVVTPKVTKTTSKLPSNATATPTAVKHLTLAQQEEYRLLKQIIQEREKTKESTSTTSQSQPTLEKITTAPSSSPLSASSSPPSLLPTCTSSALYSSTPKAVAKVALSPTTSIASSLPVKPHEQVLGQNESVPKKQSVATISPISKPSVESIKVPLASSKPLKIGVPSTKIIHVSPSISQSNTLNKTAAVITTTSTSKASAVAGTESTATTLKLTPQSNNNMLLGMISDSINRQRQQISDAAQKVSTLTILTKEQINLKTSQIQQTKLNSEGNVVMDDLNKIGNNLSITSKRFTGETNKAQSTKNIENVNTKSALKNDPRKDCSSADTSQDKTKQNWENFKEVVNDEVQALSHLPAQQQKELLSKTEESLIEKRRSVVDDIAEMSLKLREWEIERDLQYKYNEEAKKLREELRKVEGKIQQQKDKLNTIQPQVSLYHKKINSGRKECFKLSKICDSLGQKIIGSNYNVPTAGAEILNNRIKEVVKHTQKLQNKKTQYTDTVQNNFGKSGNTSGKKNFKPNNNLSKRKEIVKQPSLNNNKIGVLSSNSTNINSASKNEPSSTVSNNINTCTNEKIIINPKIKNDPIDTSTENSNANTKCTVANNNPFTSTERTNLVLHLNDTSNLETITNSNISNIILTADSIVNLKTENVSVNLNSDNEIKKLNQTFNDKIDKRLRDNENIILCSESTDNAGSLTKNNFIKANLTMYSSKSESITNVNSPNDFDNPRSIIQRGVENSASNAASSENENLPTGINVIQTISNVENTENQTLQTVSIKNNIIKTETEETAPESIEVPTTVEENRSVETYNPNLSTSNAPSEKLNNETAIQKMALDSDNATNDSDTRISFSTNNVDNNINIDDDELMETNNKIDEIKIKLEVEDHTSNASEIHNNIDNSLSSMSLIHVPKIEESVLPRKKSRHFKSAIKRKPTKAQQRKMYNKQKQQLKVAENFAKGSEDSKKKSIQPYESVLKPLRAPRNNTNGFLCPFEMQGTCNDGDCKYIHSSLR encoded by the exons ATGGCCAGTGACTTGTCCAGTGGGTGTACAGAGGTCAATGATATCTTGGATGATGAAAAGGAGGAGGGTGAGATATCCCTCGAAGATGTCAGTTCATCAGAGGAGGGACCAACTTGCAAATATCTGCCCAGAGCGTTTGGACAGTGCAGATATTGCCTGTCGACTCATCAATGTGCCACTTGGTGCAGCAGCTTGAcagttaataaaattaacatGAAACGAG ATGCAGGTCTGCAAGGTAAGGAGAATCGCAGCAACCAGCGCTACCACAAGGATGGCCTCGAAGTTCCCATTCTCGGCAACAGCTCCAGCTCCAAAAGTATTCCCTACAGCAGTAGCACTCTCCAGGAAAAGAACGATGACGACCCGCTCGGCCCAATAATCAACAGCGACCTGATCCCGATCTCGAGCGACAGTGACATGGAAGTAGTGGGTTTGACGTCCGAAAAACATGAGAAGAAATCGAGTCGTAGACGCAAGCTGCGCAAGAAGCGACGGAAGAAATCGCCAGATACGCTGTCCCTGTCGCTGTCGCCTAATTCTCAGGATTTTGAGCTATTTTTTAAGGATTCGACTCATCGAATCGAAAGGGACAAGCTCGAGTCCGGACATACCAAGTATCGTCACCACCACTCGCCAAACCGAAGAAAACTTGCCTCGAGACTTTCGCCTCCGTCGAGAAGACGCAACCGATCGCCACTTGCAAACAGATCAGACAGGCGAAGGACCAGGTCGCCTTTGAAAACTTCGCCGTCGCGCTCCAGGAAAACAGTCCAGAAAAAATCTCGGACGCTCGAGAACGGCAGCCCGGTGAAGCAATCGTTTAATAAGCTTCTGAAAAAGGTCCGCCACCTCGAAACTTGTAGTCGAAGCAGAGAGAAGGGATCGTCGCTCCAAGATAAACTTAACAACATGATTAAGCAAGACAAGAAGGAGTCTAGCGCGCCCGTCGAAAAAAGCAAGGAGCCTTCGCACGTACCTACTCTAAGCGAGGAACCCAAGCCAGCCGTCAAAGataaagcagaagaaaaagaagatatCACTAAGAAGCCTATCGTGGTAGAGGAGAAGAATAACAACGATAACAACAACAAAGAGGAGGACGAAGAAGATTTGGTGATACTGCGTCAAATAGCTTTAGAGACCAAGGTTAAGAAGAGCGTCGCACTTATCAAACCCGAGGACATCAAGACCGAGCCAGTCGACGAGCCATCGGCACCAGCACCACCTCCTCCGCAGGAACCGCCTCCGCCATTACCTTCTCCGAAGCTTTCCGAGCCAGCTCAACCGGAGCAGCCGCAACAGCCGCAACAATCTCAAGAAAAGGCAGAAGACAAAGCAGAGCACAAACTCCCCAACTTCTGCATGGATGACAACGACGAAGACCTGGAGCTCCGCATGATTGCCCTGCATTCGGCCGTCCTTAAGAAGCACCGAACGCGCATCGCTAGGGGACGGCGTAAAAGGCTCGAGGCGACTGTGCCGCGCATAGAAAGCCCTTTCACATCGTCCTTCCTCGAGGACTTCCCCATGCTGGCGGAGATCTGCAGTCCCACTTCGCCGCTCGGCTCGAAGCGCGATATCCTCTTGGCTGAAGACATGGAGCTCGACTCGGACATGGAGCTAGAGACGCTCAGCGAGCCCGAAGATCACTCGCCTTACTCGCCCAGCGACGACATCACCGGCGACATGTTGCTTGATCACGATATCGTGCAACCCGTCCCCGTCCCTCCTGTAGCCGTTCAACCGATTGGCAAGAACAGAAGCCTCTATTCGCCGTCGAACCCCACCGAGACACCTGCCTCCGCCATACAGCAAACGACGAAACAGCCGGAAGTAAGCAGCCTGGACGGCAGCATACTGGAATTCACGAGCCAAGAATCGAGGCCTTACTCGCCGTCGGACGCCACCGTTTACGACCCCGACCTGCCCGGGGTACACTCGCCAGTCAAAAGCACTACCCTCACGACAACAACGCCGACAGGTTTGGCGTCTATGCCTCTCCAACCGCCTCCTATGCCACCTCTTAGCATGTTCGGGCCTCAGCAGCCTATGCTCCTGGGCTGCCCGCCTAGTATGCTCAATGCCTTTGGCGATCCGATAGCTATGGTGCCGTCGTCTATGGTCGCCAGTTTCCCGGCGCTCCACCAGTCTGTAAACCCACTGCTACTGCCCGCTGCACCACCACTGTTTGCCTACCCGACTGCTCATCCGGCTGCAGTGTCGATACCAGCGCCGCAGCCGCAGGCACAACCACAGCAGCCACCAATTCCTTCCAAGCCCGAAAGCAACGAGCTGGACGACTTTATGGAAACGGATCTAGACGGTAGTCCTCTGGTGCCAATTGAGAAGGACGGCAACGATCAGAGGTGGCAGCTCCTGGGCGAACCGCTCTACCTACAAAACGTGCCTGAACTCACGCAGTCCGAGCACAGCAAACTTCCTACCCTGATGGAGCGCAGTCTCGTACCCGCAGCTGTACTGCGCTGCAACAAGCAGCTTCAGAAGCAACCGCCCAAAAGACCCATGCCTCCGGTCGGTGAGGCTCTGTTCAGAAATGCAGATATGAGGCCAGTGGCGCTCGTTGAGGAGACGGATGTTAGAGCCGCGAGTTTTAAGCCTATTAAACTGCAGGCTCAGCCAAAGAAGAGCGTGATCGCGCAACCGGCAGCTGCTTTCAATTCTACGCTGGATGATATCGTCGAAAAAGAGGAGAAGCCGAGCAAATCGACGAAGGAAGTGGAAGAGAAGAAGGAGGAATCGCGGACATCGTCCAGGAAGAAAGAAGCCATCGAGACAACATACAGCAAATGCAAGAGCAAGAAACCCGTAAGCAAACACAAGAGCAAAGAGCTAGACTCGAGCAGGCAATCGATGAGAGAGATGCTCAATGAAAGGCGTAAGGATCTGAGTCGACGAGTCAGGGAGCGGAGCTGCAGACTGTCTAGGGCGAGGAGCGTTAGCAAGAACATCAGCAAAACTAAGAAGATCGAAGAAACGACGACAAAAGAGATATCAAAGAGCGACGACAAGAAGCGAAGAAGCAGCGTCGAAGACGACGAGCAAGCGCTCAGGGAAAGCCTGTTGGCTTCTCTGGCAATGAAAGCAAAGGAGCCACAGCCGGCTGCTGTTCCGAAACCTCCTTCGCCTGAAAAAAGTCCTGCGACTCGTAAGCCATCCGCAGAAAGCGTTCCAAAATCCACCGATGAAATGCCCCTGGCTGAAAGAGTTAGCGCTTTCCTTGCTAAGAGCAAGgaaaaagatttgaaaaatggGACAGCTCCCGTGTCAGCTACTGTGTCTAAGGCGACTGGAACGAACCAGTTGAAGAGGGTTTCGGAGCCATTGTCAGAAGCTTCGCTACCGCCGCGCAAAATTATAAAGCGGGTGGCAAGTATGACACCGGCTTCGAAGGTCGTCAACAACGCCAAGCGCTACCAAAATCTGATGCTTCAGCGCAAACTGACTCAGCAGACAGGATCACCCGCCATAAAAAGTCGCTTTAAGCTCAATCACACTAGTCACGCGCGCTCAGTTAGTCCAGTAGTCACCAAATCCAGCAACGAAATTCATAGAATCATTATAAATCTAAACGAGGACACGGAAAGCGAATCCGAAACAGAAGAGGCTAGATCAAATGTCAGTCCGGTAAAAGTCCGACCTACACTGAATATACCTACGACAGACTTCGAGAAGAGCGTTGATCAGTTTTTAAAGAACGCAAGACAGCAGCAAGAGATGGCCTCAACGGTGAACAAGAACGTTGTCTCAGCTAAACCGATGAAGAATAATCCGCTACCCATGGGTCCCCCGCCGATTAGCACCCCGAGTGCCAGCCAAGCTGTCACTGACAACACGAATATCACAACTGCCAAAATAACTGTTGCCACTCCACCGGTTGACGGAAGCATTGGAAGCATTGTTTCTACGACTGCTGATTCTGTAAGCATTGCTAAGAATAAAGTTGTCACGCCAAAAGTTACGAAGACAACTTCCAAGTTGCCAAGCAACGCCACCGCCACACCAACG gCTGTAAAACATCTTACGCTAGCGCAGCAAGAAGAATACCGGCTCTTAAAGCAGATTATACAGGAACGTGAAAAAACCAAAGAGTCAACTTCCACAACTTCACAGTCCCAACCCACGTTGGAAAAAATCACTACTGCGCCCTCATCTAGTCCTCTCtcagcgtcgtcgtcgccgccgtcATTGTTACCGACATGCACGTCGTCTGCATTGTACTCGTCTACGCCAAAAGCTGTCGCAAAAGTTGCGCTGTCACCGACCACTAGCATCGCTTCTTCGCTTCCGGTGAAGCCGCACGAACAGGTTCTAGGGCAGAATGAATCCGTGCCAAAGAAACAGTCAGTGGCTACAATAAGTCCAATATCCAAGCCAAGCGTTGAGAGCATAAAAGTTCCTCTAGCATCAAGCAAGCCATTGAAAATAGGCGTCCCCTCTACGAAAATTATACATGTCTCACCCAGCATTAGCCAGAGTAATACTTTAAATAAAACTGCCGCCGTTATTACTACTACTTCAACTAGCAAAGCTAGTGCTGTAGCGGGTACAGAAAGCACAGCTACTACCTTGAAGCTTACACCGCAATCGAACAATAACATGCTTCTCGGCATGATTAGCGATAGTATAAACCGCCAACGTCAACAAATTTCGGATGCTGCTCAAAAAGTTTCTACGCTCACAATACTAACCAAGGAGCAAATTAATCTCAAGACTTCTCAAATTcaacaaacaaaattaaactcGGAAGGCAATGTAGTTATGGacgatttgaataaaatagGAAATAACCTATCTATTACCAGTAAGAGATTTACTGGCGAAACTAATAAAGCGCAAAGTACAAAGAATATAGAAAATGTGAACACGAAAAGTGCACTGAAGAATGATCCGAGAAAGGATTGTTCGTCTGCAGATACTTCACAagataaaacaaaacaaaattgggaaaattttaaagaagtgGTCAATGATGAAGTTCAAGCCCTTTCTCATCTCCCCGCACAGCAGCAGAAAGAGCTACTGTCCAAGACTGAAGAAAGTTTAATCGAAAAAAG ACGTTCCGTCGTTGATGACATTGCTGAAATGTCGTTAAAACTCCGAGAGTGGGAGATAGAAAGAGATTTACAATATAAATACAACGAAGAAGCGAAAAAGCTGCGAGAAGAATTAAGAAAGGTTGAGGGAAAAATACAGCAACAGAAAGATAAACTCAATACAATTCAGCCTCAAGTGTCGCTGtatcacaaaaaaattaacagcGGTCGAAAAGAAtgttttaaattgtcaaaaatatGTGATAGCCTGGGACAGAAAATTATTGGATCTAATTACAA CGTTCCCACAGCAGGAgctgaaatattaaataataggATAAAAGAAGTCGTTAAGCATACTCAGAAATTGCAAAACAAAAAGACTCAGTATACAGATACGGTTCAGAATAATTTTGGCAAGAGTGGTAACACTAGTggtaaaaagaattttaaaccTAATAATAACCTTTCCAAACGAAAAGAAATCGTTAAACAACCTAgtttaaataacaataaaattggTGTTCTCTCGTCAAATTCCACTAACATAAATAGTGCTTCGAAAAATGAACCAAGTTCAACAGTGAGCAATAACATAAACACGTGTACTAATGAAAAGATTATCATTAACcccaaaattaaaaatgatccCATTGATACAAGTACTGAGAATTCGAACGCCAACACTAAATGCACGGTTGCTAATAATAATCCATTCACGTCCACAGAACGTACAAATTTGGTTTTACATTTAAATGACACTTCTAATTTAGAAACTATAACAAATAGTAATATTTCAAACATTATCTTAACTGCAGATTCTATTGTCAATCTTAAAACTGAAAATGTATCAGTTAACTTGAATAGTGAtaacgaaattaaaaaattaaatcaaactttcaatgataaaattgataaacGATTGCGGGATAATGAGAACATAATCTTATGTTCAGAAAGTACTGACAATGCAGGATCTTTAacgaaaaacaattttattaaagCAAATTTAACGATGTATAGTTCAAAATCGGAATCAATAACAAACGTAAACAGCCCTAATGATTTCGACAATCCAAGATCTATAATACAACGTGGTGTAGAAAATTCGGCCTCAAATGCTGCTAGtagtgaaaatgaaaatttaccaACTGGAATAAATGTTATTCAAACAATTTCAAATGTAGAAAATACTGAAAATCAGACGCTACAAACagtttcaattaaaaataacattattaAAACTGAAACTGAGGAAACCGCACCAGAAAGTATAGAAGTTCCAACTACAGTTGAAGAAAATAGATCAGTGGAAACATATAATCCAAATTTGAGTACTTCTAATGCGCCATCTGAAAAGTTAAACAACGAAACTGCAATTCAGAAAATGGCATTAGATTCTGACAATGCTACCAATGATTCTGATACGCGAATATCTTTTAGCACAAATAACGTTGATAATAACATCAATATCGATGACGACGAACTGATggaaacaaataataaaatagacgaaatcaaaataaaacttgAAGTAGAAGATCATACGAGTAACGCATCCGAAATCCATAATAATATTGACAATTCATTAAGTTCAATGAGTCTAATTCATGTGCCCAAAATAGAAGAATCAGTCTTGCCTAGGAAAAAATCACGACACTTTAAATCTGCCATAAAGAGGAAACCGACAAAAGCTCAACAGCGAAAAATGTATAACAAGCAGAAACAGCAATTGAAGGTAGCCGAAAACTTTGCGAAAGGTTCAGAAGATTCCAAAAAGAAAAGCATTCAACCTTATGAATCAGTGCTAAAACCTCTTCGGGCACCGCG GAACAACACCAATGGATTCCTGTGTCCTTTTGAAATGCAGGGCACCTGCAATGATGGAGACTGCAAATACATTCATTCGTCACTCCGCTAG